One genomic segment of Candidatus Atribacteria bacterium ADurb.Bin276 includes these proteins:
- the lptF gene encoding Lipopolysaccharide export system permease protein LptF produces the protein MIKIMDRYIARESLTGMFTWVGAVTIVMLVGILFELADFFVNKQVPLLITLEILLLYIPAQMVLTFPISYLLASELHLGRLGRESEMVAIEACGVSLKRILLPYLIVSILVSIGSYYFNDIIVPESNHKAQVLMREYVYKKGPPKIQQNVFFRDAENRYFYVNELDNETWEMKKVIIYDLKDQKEFPDVITSQSAFWLEDRWLLKEGVVHRYNDTGYLLQEIEFNEMEIDMKEELQEFFENQRAPEEMSTRELRKQIEILKQSGAQVDEFETAYFLKYSLPFSALMFIMIGLPFGIQRGRDTRALGVIVTVILAFVFYMMLSIFRSLGRGGIMEPWLAAWMPNIIFGSMGLFLFLGIERK, from the coding sequence ATGATTAAAATTATGGATCGCTATATAGCCCGCGAAAGCCTAACTGGCATGTTTACCTGGGTAGGTGCAGTAACCATTGTTATGTTGGTGGGAATTTTGTTTGAACTTGCTGACTTTTTTGTCAATAAACAAGTTCCTCTCTTAATTACATTAGAAATATTGTTATTGTATATCCCCGCCCAAATGGTACTTACTTTTCCGATCTCTTATCTTTTAGCTTCTGAACTTCATTTAGGAAGACTGGGGAGAGAAAGCGAGATGGTAGCCATTGAAGCATGCGGTGTTAGTTTGAAAAGGATACTGCTTCCCTATTTGATAGTCTCGATTTTAGTTAGTATTGGTTCTTATTACTTTAATGATATCATAGTTCCTGAGTCGAATCATAAAGCACAGGTGCTAATGCGTGAGTATGTTTATAAAAAAGGACCCCCGAAAATCCAGCAAAATGTTTTTTTTAGAGATGCTGAAAACCGATATTTTTATGTGAATGAATTGGACAATGAAACCTGGGAAATGAAAAAAGTGATTATTTATGATTTAAAGGATCAAAAAGAGTTTCCGGATGTTATCACTTCCCAAAGTGCTTTTTGGCTGGAAGATCGTTGGTTGTTGAAAGAGGGAGTAGTTCATCGATATAATGATACCGGATATCTTCTGCAGGAAATAGAATTCAATGAGATGGAGATTGATATGAAGGAAGAGCTGCAGGAGTTTTTTGAAAACCAACGGGCTCCTGAGGAAATGTCAACCAGAGAGCTACGCAAACAGATTGAAATATTGAAGCAATCGGGAGCCCAAGTTGATGAATTCGAAACTGCTTATTTTTTGAAATATTCTCTTCCTTTTTCAGCTTTAATGTTTATTATGATTGGACTGCCTTTCGGTATCCAAAGAGGCCGAGATACAAGAGCACTAGGTGTTATAGTGACCGTTATCTTAGCTTTTGTTTTTTATATGATGTTATCAATATTTCGTTCATTGGGACGGGGTGGTATCATGGAACCCTGGTTAGCTGCTTGGATGCCTAACATAATTTTTGGTTCAATGGGATTATTTTTATTTTTAGGCATCGAAAGAAAGTGA
- the chrA1 gene encoding Chromate transport protein encodes MDVLIKRKKGILRILFLSFFQIGAFTWGGGYAMVPLIQRELVQKKRLMNDEDFINILSIAQSFPGAIAINTAGLVGNRLAGFPGLLVAILGSVLPSFTVMIMAATILFHFGDLVLVQRFFRGAVPAIVALIATGIFSIAKRALKQRFDLILSGVLFVLVLVFDFHPFWIILIGALTGLVRKS; translated from the coding sequence ATGGATGTTTTAATAAAGCGAAAAAAGGGAATCCTTAGGATTCTTTTTTTAAGTTTCTTCCAAATTGGAGCTTTTACCTGGGGAGGGGGATATGCTATGGTTCCTTTAATACAGAGGGAACTGGTTCAAAAGAAGCGACTCATGAATGATGAAGATTTTATTAACATTTTATCGATAGCCCAAAGCTTCCCAGGAGCTATTGCTATTAATACGGCTGGTTTAGTTGGGAACCGGCTGGCTGGTTTTCCAGGGCTATTGGTAGCTATTTTAGGCTCGGTGCTTCCGTCGTTCACAGTCATGATTATGGCGGCAACCATATTATTTCATTTTGGTGATTTGGTTCTCGTGCAAAGATTTTTTCGAGGAGCGGTCCCAGCTATTGTCGCATTGATTGCGACTGGAATTTTTTCTATTGCCAAAAGAGCGCTCAAGCAACGTTTCGATCTTATCTTGTCCGGCGTCCTTTTTGTTTTGGTCTTGGTCTTTGATTTTCATCCCTTTTGGATTATTTTAATTGGAGCGCTAACCGGTTTAGTGAGGAAATCTTGA
- the chrA gene encoding Chromate transport protein, protein MIYFHLFLAFVRIGFLAFGGGIAVLPLIQKEIVDTYQWLTTTQFLDLVTLSELTPGPIAINSATFVGYRIGGVFGAAIATGSFCLPSIGFILFISKFLSAFEGNDKVQKIMKGLRPSVIALMSLAGYSIAQNGIIDWFAVGLSVVSFILVWKNIIDPIFMLILAGLAGIVYYR, encoded by the coding sequence TTGATTTACTTTCATCTTTTTTTAGCTTTTGTTCGTATCGGCTTTTTAGCTTTTGGAGGAGGGATTGCCGTTCTTCCTTTGATCCAGAAAGAAATTGTTGATACTTATCAATGGTTAACCACCACCCAATTTCTGGATTTAGTTACACTATCCGAGCTTACCCCAGGTCCAATTGCTATTAATTCTGCTACTTTTGTTGGATATAGAATCGGAGGAGTATTTGGTGCAGCGATTGCTACCGGAAGCTTTTGTCTCCCATCAATTGGTTTTATTTTATTTATTTCTAAGTTTTTAAGTGCGTTTGAAGGTAATGATAAAGTTCAGAAAATAATGAAAGGACTTCGGCCTTCGGTCATAGCACTTATGTCATTAGCTGGTTATTCGATTGCTCAAAATGGAATCATAGACTGGTTTGCTGTCGGTTTAAGTGTGGTTTCCTTTATCCTGGTTTGGAAAAATATAATCGATCCAATTTTTATGCTGATTTTAGCCGGATTAGCCGGAATAGTTTATTATCGATAG
- the yigZ gene encoding IMPACT family member YigZ, giving the protein MEKEIHKYLTIEKESISELVVDRSRFIAHSFSVTYQEMVREKILQIQSLYPDASHWCYAWRLGHNPPLEFSTDAGEPHGTAGRPILGSLLRSNLTNLLVIVTRYFGGKKLGVRGLINAYQQAAEMVLESSGIIEKELTAEFVLTINPTSFQLMVNQLIYFCRSKKYLELNPNLGKIRFRVPLHRLHETFAFLELKKKEEFLLNWERCDNQ; this is encoded by the coding sequence ATGGAAAAGGAAATTCATAAGTATTTGACAATTGAAAAAGAAAGCATCTCTGAGTTGGTGGTTGATCGGTCAAGATTTATAGCCCATAGTTTTTCAGTAACCTATCAAGAAATGGTTCGTGAAAAAATACTCCAAATTCAATCTCTTTATCCCGATGCCAGCCACTGGTGTTACGCTTGGCGCCTTGGTCACAACCCACCACTTGAGTTTTCTACCGATGCTGGTGAACCACATGGAACTGCTGGTCGTCCAATTCTGGGATCGCTTTTACGCAGTAACCTTACCAATCTTCTGGTTATTGTCACTCGATATTTTGGTGGAAAAAAGTTAGGAGTTCGAGGCCTTATCAATGCCTATCAGCAAGCTGCTGAGATGGTTTTAGAAAGCTCCGGCATTATAGAAAAGGAACTTACGGCTGAATTCGTTCTTACAATTAATCCGACCAGTTTTCAGCTGATGGTAAACCAGCTTATTTATTTCTGTCGGAGCAAAAAATATCTTGAGTTAAACCCCAACCTCGGTAAAATTCGATTTCGAGTTCCCTTGCACAGACTCCATGAAACCTTTGCTTTTCTTGAATTAAAAAAGAAAGAGGAATTCCTGCTTAATTGGGAACGTTGCGACAATCAATAA